The following are encoded together in the Rana temporaria chromosome 12, aRanTem1.1, whole genome shotgun sequence genome:
- the LOC120918371 gene encoding cell wall protein IFF6-like, whose product MVKQAGSKFNQRFKSVLVDITVSTDTNVGVITVSTDTNVGVITVSTDINVRVITVSTDTNVGVITVSTDTNVGVITVSTDTNVGVITVSTDTNVGVITVSTDTNVGVITVSTDTNVGVITVSTDTNVGVITVSTDINVGVITVSTDTNVGVITVSTDTNVGVITVSTDTNVGVITVSTDTNVGVITVSTDTNVGVITVSTDTNVGVITVSTDTNVGVITVSTDTNVGVITVSTDTNVGVITVSTDTNVGVITVSTDINVRVITVSTDTNVGVITVSTDTNVGVITVSTDTNVGVITVSTDTNVGVITVSTDTNVGVITVSTDTNVGVITVSTDTNVGVITVSTDINVGVITVSTDTNVGVITVSTDTNVGVITVSTDTNVGVITVSTDINVGVITVSTDTNVGVITVSTDTNVGVITVSTDTNVGVITVSTDTNVGVITVSTDTNVGVITVSTDTNVGVITVSTDTNVGVITVSTDINVRVITVSTDTNVGVITVSTDTNVGVITVSTDTNVRVITVSTDTNVGVITVSTDTNPKQEVRENPSKVRGFPHSALPLSYSHIQSQWHNGTSAAITSKDW is encoded by the exons ATGGTCAAGCAAGCCGGGTCAAAGTTCAATCAGAGGTTcaaatcag TGTTGGTTGATATTacggtgtccactgacaccaatgtcgggGTTATTacagtgtccactgacaccaatgtcgggGTTATTACAgtgtccactgacatcaatgtcaGGGTTATTacagtgtccactgacaccaatgtcgggGTTATTacagtgtccactgacaccaatgtcgggGTTATTacagtgtccactgacaccaatgtcgggGTTATTacagtgtccactgacaccaatgtcgggGTTATTacagtgtccactgacaccaatgtcgggGTTATTacagtgtccactgacaccaatgtcgggGTTATTacagtgtccactgacaccaatgtcgggGTTATTACAgtgtccactgacatcaatgtcgGGGTTATTacagtgtccactgacaccaatgtcgggGTTATTacagtgtccactgacaccaatgtcgggGTTATTacagtgtccactgacaccaatgtcgggGTTATTacagtgtccactgacaccaatgtcgggGTTATTacagtgtccactgacaccaatgtcgggGTTATTacagtgtccactgacaccaatgtcgggGTTATTacagtgtccactgacaccaatgtcgggGTTATTacagtgtccactgacaccaatgtcgggGTTATTacagtgtccactgacaccaatgtcgggGTTATTacagtgtccactgacaccaatgtcgggGTTATTACAgtgtccactgacatcaatgtcaGGGTTATTacagtgtccactgacaccaatgtcgggGTTATTacagtgtccactgacaccaatgtcgggGTTATTacagtgtccactgacaccaatgtcgggGTTATTacagtgtccactgacaccaatgtcgggGTTATTacagtgtccactgacaccaatgtcgggGTTATTacagtgtccactgacaccaatgtcgggGTTATTacagtgtccactgacaccaatgtcgggGTTATTACAgtgtccactgacatcaatgtcgGGGTTATTacagtgtccactgacaccaatgtcgggGTTATTacagtgtccactgacaccaatgtcgggGTTATTacagtgtccactgacaccaatgtcgggGTTATTACAgtgtccactgacatcaatgtcgGGGTTATTacagtgtccactgacaccaatgtcgggGTTATTacagtgtccactgacaccaatgtcgggGTTATTacagtgtccactgacaccaatgtcgggGTTATTacagtgtccactgacaccaatgtcgggGTTATTacagtgtccactgacaccaatgtcgggGTTATTacagtgtccactgacaccaatgtcgggGTTATTacagtgtccactgacaccaatgtcgggGTTATTACAgtgtccactgacatcaatgtcaGGGTTATTacagtgtccactgacaccaatgtcgggGTTATTacagtgtccactgacaccaatgtcgggGTTATTacagtgtccactgacaccaatgtcaggGTTATTacagtgtccactgacaccaatgtcgggGTTATTACAGTgtcaactgacaccaat cctaaacaagaagtgagagaaaaCCCGTCTAAAGTGAGGGGATTCCCACATTCAGCTCTTCCTCTTAGCTACTCTCATATTCAGAGCCAGTGGCATAATGGAACTAGCGCAGCTATTACatctaaagactggtaa